In one Fusarium falciforme chromosome 5, complete sequence genomic region, the following are encoded:
- a CDS encoding EHN domain-containing protein: MSRLCLPSEQELKLNQPVPFSVRFDKDLVETTRQKLDLARYPSEQSDFGPNNWSQGAKVAQVQRLARYWRDEYSWEKQERYINDVFNHYLVKIQVPGYGPLVLHFTHAKSTSSSAIPLLFSHGWPGSFMEASKVVGRLSNPEKPTDPSFHVVAPSIPGFGFSPAPAKSGVGPEITARAFKILMADVLGYKWFVTQGGDFGSFITRSVAIQFPEAVRAQHLNMFPVPPPTLWSAPLAYLRWCLSGVLYSDFEHEALRVRKNFELDQSGYLEQQRTRPQTLGFALGDSPIGLLAWFVEKFHDWVHVSEAFGPETIITLVVMHWIQGATPGLRFYREAFGSRREAERTFETYVGCPTGVSMYAKEQLHCPKDWAQQAANIQYWREYGTGGHFSSLECPGLFVQDMRTFFSSDSVKKSIKKMQS, from the exons atgtctcgACTGTGTCTGCCATCGGAGCAAGAGCTGAAGCTCAACCAGCCCGTCCCCTTCTCGGTGCGTTTTGACAAGGATCTTGTTGAGACGACTCGACAGAAACTTGATTTGGCTCGCTACCCATCCGAACAGAGTGACTTTGGACCCAATAACTGGTCTCAGGGTGCCAAGGTCGCTCAAGTGCAGCGGCTCGCTCGGTACTGGAGAGACGAGTATAGTTGGGAGAAGCAGGAG AGATATATTAACGACGTGTTCAATCACTATCTGGTCAAGATCCAAGTGCCAGGCTATGGGCCCTTGGTTCTGCACTTTACGCATGCAAAGTCGACAAGCTCGAGTGCTATTCCGCTGCTATTCTCCCATGGCTGGCCAGGGTCTTTCATGGAAGCTTCCAAAGTCGTCGGCCGCCTCAGCAACCCGGAAAAGCCAACCGATCCGTCCTTCCACGTCGTTGCGCCTTCGATCCCAGGGTTTGGCTTCTCACCAGCCCCAGCCAAGTCGGGAGTTGGCCCTGAGATTACAGCGCGGGCCTTCAAGATTTTGATGGCGGATGTGCTTGGGTATAAATGGTTTGTTACGCAGGGGGGCGACTTTGGATCCTTCATCACGAGATCTGTGGCGATCCAGTTCCCAGAGGCTGTGCGTGCTCAGCATCTCAACATGTTCCCTGTGCCGCCCCCAACCCTGTGGTCAGCTCCACTGGCCTATCTCCGATGGTGTCTGTCAGGAGTCCTATACTCTGACTTTGAACACGAGGCGTTACGTGTCAGGAAAAACTTTGAGCTGGATCAGAGTGGATATCTGGAGCAGCAGAGAACAAGACCTCAGACGCTTGGCTTTGCTCTGGGTGATTCACCCATTGGTTTGCTGGCCTGGTTCGTCGAAAAGTTTCACGACTGGGTCCACGTTTCTGAAGCTTTTGGCCCCGAGACAATCATTACGCTTGTGGTGATGCACTGGATCCAAGGGGCAACGCCAGGTCTACGCTTCTATCGCGAAGCCTTTGGGTCACGACGAGAGGCCGAGAGGACTTTTGAGACGTACGTCGGTTGCCCTACCGGCGTGAGCATGTATGCCAAAGAGCAGCTCCAT TGTCCAAAGGATTGGGCACAGCAGGCTGCCAATATCCAGTATTGGAGGGAATATGGAACTGGAGGCCATTTCTCGTCCCTCGAGTGCCCCGGCCTTTTTGTTCAAGACATGAGAACGTTTTTCTCTTCCGACTCGGTCAAGAAGTCTATCAAGAAGATGCAGTCATAG
- a CDS encoding MFS domain-containing protein gives MRSWLGRGKSLQFGITVCCLAAFILFGYEQGVFGPILQNEDWLELFNRPSDSQTGIIVACYNLGCMVGCVIAFVVGEKTGRRRAIWIAMTFVVIGTTLQTTSFHVAHLVIGRIITGVGTGLKTATVPMYQSELCTPTSRGRLVSAEVLFVGVGIVFAYWFNFGMSFVGGPIAWRLPIALQALFAILVIILVFALPESPRWLFNHGREAEAIETLCAVYDMQPTDEFIQSERTAILQAIEAETGGTIFKRDKNRTGYRVFLAWLIQLVNQISGINMVVYYIPTVLEENVGMTVQRSQIIGGCINMMFMFGSILPSLALDRMGRRKTMLWGCFGLGTCMLLISALLSQSEGGKTDRGLSFASASVAFFFLYQLIFGMSVNCVPWVYVPELLPLEARTKGSAIGISSNWLWNFTVVLITPVIVRRLQWKAYLIFMATNYAFIPMIYFLFPETSNLRLEDIDQIFSTGGDPVKVARKIKADARTGTALEAEVGNESKDAGEIETVEKANV, from the exons ATGCGCTCTTGGCTAGGCAGGGGCAAAAGCCTCCAATTCGGCATCACCGTCTGCTGTCTCGCCGCCTTCATCCTCTTTGGCTACGAGCAAGGCGTCTTTGGGCCCATCTTGCAGAACGAGGACTGGCTTGAGCTCTTCAACAGACCCAGTGACTCGCAGACTGGCATTATTGTCGCCTGCTATAACCTGGGATGTATGGTTGGTTGTGTTA TTGCTTTCGTCGTGGGTGAAAAGACTGGCAGACGTCGTGCCATCTGGATTGCCATGACCTTTGTTGTGATTGGCACTACACTGCAGACCACTTCATTCCATGTGGCACATCTCGTTATTGGCAGAATCATCACTGGAGTTGGTACTGGGCTGAAGACTGCGACCGTTCCCAT GTACCAGTCCGAGCTCTGTACACCCACATCTCGTGGCCGTCTCGTGAGCGCCGAGGTCCTGTTTGTTGGT GTCGGCATCGTTTTTGCATACTGGTTCAACTTTGGTATGAGTTTCGTGGGCGGCCCAATCGCCTGGCGCCTGCCCATTGCCCTGCAAGCTCTCTTTGCAAttctcgtcatcatcttggtCTTCGCCCTACCAGAATCTCCGCGCTGGCTCTTCAACCATGGCCGCGAAGCCGAAGCCATCGAAACACTTTGCGCCGTCTACGACATGCAGCCCACCGACGAGTTCATCCAGTCTGAGCGAACAGCTATCCTCCAAGCCATCGAGGCTGAGACCGGAGGCACCATCTTCAAGCGGGATAAGAACCGAACGGGCTACCGCGTCTTCCTCGCCTGGTTAATCCAGCTTGTAAATCAAATCAGTGGTATCAACATGGTCGTATATTACATCCCAACTGTCTTGGAAGAGAACGTGGGCATGACGGTTCAGAGGAGCCAGATCATCGGTGGCTGCATTAACATGATGTTCATGTTTGGCAGCATCTTACCTTCTCTGGCTCTGGACCGCATGGGACGGCGAAAGACAATGCTGTGGGGCTGCTTCGGTCTCGGAACCTGCATGCTTTTGATCTCTGCTTTGTTATCTCAGTCGGAGGGGGGTAAGACGGATCGAGGTCTATCCTTTGCGTCTGCGTCGGTGGCattcttctttctttatCAGCTCATCTTTGGCATGTC TGTCAACTGTGTCCCCTGGGTCTATGTCCCTGAGCTTCTCCCCCTTGAGGCTCGAACCAAAGGTTCAGCCATCGGCATAAGCAGTAACTGGCTTTGGAATTTTACAGTAGTCCTTATCACACCCGTGATAGTGCGAAGACTGCAGTGGAAGGCCTACCTGATATTCATGGCGACGAACTATGCCTTTATCCCCATGATTTACTTCCTCTTCC CCGAGACAAGCAACTTGAGACTTGAAGACATTGATCAGATCTTTTCGACTGGCGGTGACCCTGTAAAGGTGGCCAGGAAGATCAAGGCTGATGCTCGAACCGGTACCGCCCTGGAGGCTGAGGTGGGAAACGAGTCCAAGGACGCTGGGGAGATTGAGACGGTGGAGAAGGCAAATGTTTAG